A single genomic interval of Coregonus clupeaformis isolate EN_2021a unplaced genomic scaffold, ASM2061545v1 scaf2067, whole genome shotgun sequence harbors:
- the si:ch73-265d7.2 gene encoding C-type natriuretic peptide 2, whose protein sequence is MAASSCSSSLAPLVLLIVLSSLSLSVESRPSPQTSPRKHDTQVLDNLFSAQLRSLILNQPDVTFEGSTSDPAPSYHHPSQGLAGRSMGAGQGVGPVVPRLFLDFLRQQRMFRGRSRKSATARGCFGMKVDRIGSISGLGC, encoded by the exons ATGGCTGCTTCATCTTGTTCTTCCTCCCTTGCTCCTCTTGTCCTCCTCatagtcctctcctctctatcactGAGTGTGGAGTCCCGACCCTCGCCCCAAACATCACCTCGGAAACATGACACACAG gtACTAGATAATCTCTTCAGCGCTCAACTCCGCTCTCTGATCCTCAACCAACCAGACGTCACCTTTGAAGGTTCCACTTCTGACCCTGCTCCTTCCTACCACCATCCCTCCCAGGGATTGGCTGGTCGCAGCATGGGGGCGGGCCAGGGGGTTGGGCCTGTGGTCCCCAGGTTGTTCCTAGACTTTCTGCGCCAACAGAGGATGTTCCGTGGGCGGAGCAGGAAGAGCGCCACCGCCAGGGGATGCTTCGGCATGAAGGTGGACCGCATCGGATCTATCAGCGGCCTGGGATGCTGA